In Gigantopelta aegis isolate Gae_Host chromosome 6, Gae_host_genome, whole genome shotgun sequence, the following are encoded in one genomic region:
- the LOC121374103 gene encoding calcyphosin-like protein isoform X1 — protein MCNLLTLKTFVAFVPVERVEDIMAATSKLNAEIIRRAKAKALNETDPVEKFKQLLLARGAKGIKNISRSFRIMDDDRSGQLNFNEFLTGCRDVGMDLEDFSKEDLNAVFKQFDVDDSGSLSVTEFLRIVRPKMSPNREKLVSMAYSKLDKTGDEKVTVEDLQGVYDVSQHPKYQNGEWDQNRCLREFLDTFDSSKHKDGLVTFEEFKNYYSAISCGIDDDSYFDLMMRKSWGL, from the exons atgtgtaacttgttgacattgaagacttttgttgcg TTTGTACCAGTAGAACGTGTTGAAGACATCATGGCAGCCACTAGCAAACTAAATGCGGAGATCATCCGACGTGCCAAAGCCAAGGCTCTGAACGAAACTGACCCCGTGGAGAAGTTTAAGCAGCTGCTGCTGGCGCGCGGGGCTAAGGGAATCAAAAATATTTCCAG GTCGTTTCGTATAATGGACGACGACAGGTCTGGGCAGTTGAACTTCAACGAGTTCCTCACCGGATGTCGGGATGTCGGGATGGACTTGGAGGACTtttccaaagaagacttgaaTGCAGTCTTCAAACAATTTGATGTCGATGATAGTGGTTCATTAAGCGTCACAGAGTTTCTCAGGATTGTTAGA CCGAAGATGTCGCCGAACAGAGAGAAGCTGGTGTCGATGGCGTACTCGAAGCTGGACAAGACCGGGGACGAGAAGGTGACGGTGGAGGACCTGCAGGGCGTGTATGACGTCAGCCAGCACCCCAAGTACCAGAACGGCGAGTGGGACCAGAACCGCTGTCTACGAGAATTCCTCGACACCTTCGACTCCTCAAAACACAAAGACGGCTTG gtGACGTTTGAGGAATTCAAGAATTACTACAGTGCAATTAGCTGCGGCATCGACGACGACTCCTACTTCGACTTAATGATGCGGAAATCGTGGGGCTTGTAA
- the LOC121374103 gene encoding calcyphosin-like protein isoform X2 → MAATSKLNAEIIRRAKAKALNETDPVEKFKQLLLARGAKGIKNISRSFRIMDDDRSGQLNFNEFLTGCRDVGMDLEDFSKEDLNAVFKQFDVDDSGSLSVTEFLRIVRPKMSPNREKLVSMAYSKLDKTGDEKVTVEDLQGVYDVSQHPKYQNGEWDQNRCLREFLDTFDSSKHKDGLVTFEEFKNYYSAISCGIDDDSYFDLMMRKSWGL, encoded by the exons ATGGCAGCCACTAGCAAACTAAATGCGGAGATCATCCGACGTGCCAAAGCCAAGGCTCTGAACGAAACTGACCCCGTGGAGAAGTTTAAGCAGCTGCTGCTGGCGCGCGGGGCTAAGGGAATCAAAAATATTTCCAG GTCGTTTCGTATAATGGACGACGACAGGTCTGGGCAGTTGAACTTCAACGAGTTCCTCACCGGATGTCGGGATGTCGGGATGGACTTGGAGGACTtttccaaagaagacttgaaTGCAGTCTTCAAACAATTTGATGTCGATGATAGTGGTTCATTAAGCGTCACAGAGTTTCTCAGGATTGTTAGA CCGAAGATGTCGCCGAACAGAGAGAAGCTGGTGTCGATGGCGTACTCGAAGCTGGACAAGACCGGGGACGAGAAGGTGACGGTGGAGGACCTGCAGGGCGTGTATGACGTCAGCCAGCACCCCAAGTACCAGAACGGCGAGTGGGACCAGAACCGCTGTCTACGAGAATTCCTCGACACCTTCGACTCCTCAAAACACAAAGACGGCTTG gtGACGTTTGAGGAATTCAAGAATTACTACAGTGCAATTAGCTGCGGCATCGACGACGACTCCTACTTCGACTTAATGATGCGGAAATCGTGGGGCTTGTAA